TCCCGGACCTGGTCGTAGGGCGGCATTTCTCCACGGCGCTTACCGGTGATGCGGTAAACACCATAGGACAACCCGATGCCTATCGGTCCCGCAACTTCCCCGGAGGGGGTCTTCTCCAAAACAAGTAAAGTGGCCCGGTCAAAATCGCCGTCCTTGAACGTCCCAGAGAGCCTCTCTCCAGTGTCGGGAAGGCTCACCGCTGAAAGAGCCTCGTCCAGGGAGGTGCCGCTTTCCAGGAGTCCTCTGATCTTTTCAGCTGTTTCGAAGTCAATATCCCGGGCTCCATCCACGCTGAAAACACCTGGTTCATCGACGTTGCCAAACTTTTCGCGGTAAAAGGTATAAAGCTCTTCCTCAGTGGGTTCGACCTGGCGGGCAAGGGTTGCTATCATGGTGGTCGCCAGGCTGTACTTCTTCACGCGGGCCAGGTTTTCCTGGACCATCGGGTCATCCCCGAAGCCCTGAGCCATCGCCTCCTCGGTCATAGCCAGACCTGGGCTCATCAGGTTAATCACCCTCACCCACGTTTCCAAGTTGTCGTCCGCGGGGCGGTCCACAGAGACCATAAGGTGATACGCATAGGTTCGCATAAACTTGAGGGTCACAGGGAAATTACCCACTAATGCTACCACCGCCTCAGGGTTATTTTCGCCCAGCGCTTTATTTAGGGCGTCATGTTTGATCTCAAGCGGATACTTTGAACGGACCTGTTCCAGGTACGCATTGACCATCCCGTTTTGAAGCTCGTTGCGATGGCGTGTCCTGATCCCGGTTTTCTCGGAGTCAGACAAGGGTCTTTTTTCATCCACGCGGAAGATCGTGTAGCCAATGGGGGTGCGAATGATCTCCGAATGGCGGCCTTGTTCCACGTTTACCAGCTTACCAAGAAT
The bacterium genome window above contains:
- a CDS encoding peptidylprolyl isomerase, yielding MAALREADPGSPVLEAGGYPVEKQELSDAFMDLFSKPSSEDTYESVARETLNTVMSRHYLFLEAKQRGLEVDAETWLQWKVKSRFWIGITFMGLKGKDFVVPEEILAQLIPEDARAFKLHQLTLPDLAAAQDILSRINEGQRIEGLAPEYSIDPVALRGGGIKDWQVMAMGNIYGDEILGKLVNVEQGRHSEIIRTPIGYTIFRVDEKRPLSDSEKTGIRTRHRNELQNGMVNAYLEQVRSKYPLEIKHDALNKALGENNPEAVVALVGNFPVTLKFMRTYAYHLMVSVDRPADDNLETWVRVINLMSPGLAMTEEAMAQGFGDDPMVQENLARVKKYSLATTMIATLARQVEPTEEELYTFYREKFGNVDEPGVFSVDGARDIDFETAEKIRGLLESGTSLDEALSAVSLPDTGERLSGTFKDGDFDRATLLVLEKTPSGEVAGPIGIGLSYGVYRITGKRRGEMPPYDQVRELVRAQYTTNNSSDQRSDIIVRQSKANPVKYFYTREVIDKVIGEWLDLQKALRGVSPPGGFHQRGGPSEIIVPGGGQRPAGHP